GGAGCCGGAAGTACCTTTGCAATTATCAGTTTTGCATCGAGACGAAGACCTCTGGGCCATTGATAAACCCTCAGGATTGCCGGTATTACCGGGGGGAGATTTTGTCTACCACACCGTTTTGGAACAACTAAAAATCCAATATCCCCAGGAGTCCTTGTTTCCCCTCCACCGTTTGGGCACTGGCACTTCGGGACTTTTATTGCTTGGTCGTTCTACCCTGGGTCGACGGGAACTCAGCCGTCAATTTCGGGAGCATATTTGCCGCAAAATTTACCGCACCGTGATTGGCCCCTGTGATTTGCCAGAAAAATTTGAATGCCACCAGGCGATCGGGAAAATTCCCTACCCCCAACTGGGATATATCTACGCCGCTAGCTCCCACGGCAAACCAGCCCAAAGTTACGGTCGCATTTTAGCCCGCTCCCCGGAAAAAACCTGGCTAGAAGTGGAAATTCGCACTGGTCGCCCCCACCAAATTCGCATCCATTTGGCTAGTTTAGGCTATCCCTTACTTGGCGATCGCCTCTACGGCCCCGGTGGAGTCCCCATCAATTGCCGAACTGCCCGGCCCAGTGATGGCGGCTACACCCTCCATAGTTACCAATTGGGTTTTCTCCATCTCCATACCCAACAGGCCATAAAATTAACTGCCCCCTTACCTCCCGAACTCATCACCCCAGAAGTTAAGACTATTGCCCTGGAAACTGAAAAGCATTGATGAGAAGTGATGGAAAAAAACCAGATACCTAAAATCAATCTTGGGTGGATTCAGGCGTATAAAGCTAGGTAAAGTGTTTTATTAAGTTCCTTTAAGTTAGGCAAAGTTTGGACTAATTCTAGCGGCTATAAATCTTACTAGTAAGGCATTTTGCGTCTTTACCAAGCCTAATTCTTATCAGTGCCATGGAGAGAATATATGGCCTTGCCCTGACTATTTCACTTTTCAGTGTGTCATCCGATACTGACCATGACCACCGACAATGGATAGGATAAAACCAATTTAAATTCGGTAAATCATTATTTCAACCAATGAAACCGACTCATTTCATTGGCCACTGCCCCTTACTGGAGATATTGTCCGTAGTTCAATACAGAATTGCGGATAACGCAAACACAAAAACGATTTGTGCATGTATATCTCCAAATTGTGGACCAATGGTGTCAAATGTTACGGATAGTTAAGGGTTAGTTAGTTAGCCTCAACTTAAGTTAATCAAAATTGACAAACGAGTATAAGTCGCAATGATGTATCTCCCCGTCAGCGCTGATTATCAATCCATTGCCCCGCGCCCTTGAATTTGTTACAATTCTTAACAGTGACTTAATAATCTCTTAAGAATCTTGGTGTAAAGTCTTAAGAAAATCTTAAGGTTTTCTCCTCCCCCGGAGTCATCCCTATCGAATCCTGGAAGATCTATGTTTATATTTCCACGCTTTCCCCGGTCCCTATCTGAGAATGGTTTTTCTCAGCATGGGACTGCCCCTCCCGTCGTCCCAGAGGAGAGCAATAGTTCTTCGGATCGTAAGCAATATATTAAGTGGGCCCTAACTAAAGCGGTTACTGAGGGTGGATTCAGGCTTGATTTTCAACCCCAATGGGATGGGCAGGGAATTAATTTGGTGGGGGTAGAGGCCCTAGTCCGTTGGCAAGATCCCAAGTTGGGCAATGTGCCTCCCGCAGAATTCATTCCCATAGCTGAGGAAACGGGACTGGTGACAGCCATTGGGGAGTGGGTGTTGGACACGGCTTGTCGTCAATATAAAATTTGGCAAGCCCAGGGGGTACCGGCCTTTTTGTTGGGCGTGAATTTGTCCTTGCAACAGTTGCAAAAAGCTGACTTTGCCGAGACAGTCCGGTGCATTCTGGAGGAAACGAACATGCCCGCAGCCCAACTGCAGTTGGAGATGACCGAAGGATTAATTTTTCGAGATTTGCAGCACACTATTGGGGTGCTCCGGGATCTCCAACGACTGGGAGTGCATTTGGCGATCGACGATTTTGGCACTGGTTACTCTTCCCTGTCCGTGCTGAAGGAACTTCCTGTCCACACGCTAAAAATTGACAAATCTTTTTTAGAGGATCTGGAGACGCACCAAAAGGCGGAAGTTATTATCGAAAGCATTATCAACCTCGGTCAGCGTTTACAGTTGGTGGTGGTGGCGGAGGGCGTAGAAACGGAAGGCCAACTCCATTTACTGCAATCTTTACGGTGTGATGTACTCCAGGGTTTTTTCTTCAGTTGTCCCTTAAGTGAAGACAAGATGACCCACTATCTCCACC
The genomic region above belongs to Synechocystis sp. PCC 6803 substr. PCC-P and contains:
- a CDS encoding RluA family pseudouridine synthase; its protein translation is MPSTTPKPNQGWIYTDRVNPKAAGQTVLDFYSQRYLHSERQAWQERIEQGQIEVDGKTVDPTYPLQAGQTLTYWRSPWVEPEVPLQLSVLHRDEDLWAIDKPSGLPVLPGGDFVYHTVLEQLKIQYPQESLFPLHRLGTGTSGLLLLGRSTLGRRELSRQFREHICRKIYRTVIGPCDLPEKFECHQAIGKIPYPQLGYIYAASSHGKPAQSYGRILARSPEKTWLEVEIRTGRPHQIRIHLASLGYPLLGDRLYGPGGVPINCRTARPSDGGYTLHSYQLGFLHLHTQQAIKLTAPLPPELITPEVKTIALETEKH
- a CDS encoding bifunctional diguanylate cyclase/phosphodiesterase, whose translation is MFIFPRFPRSLSENGFSQHGTAPPVVPEESNSSSDRKQYIKWALTKAVTEGGFRLDFQPQWDGQGINLVGVEALVRWQDPKLGNVPPAEFIPIAEETGLVTAIGEWVLDTACRQYKIWQAQGVPAFLLGVNLSLQQLQKADFAETVRCILEETNMPAAQLQLEMTEGLIFRDLQHTIGVLRDLQRLGVHLAIDDFGTGYSSLSVLKELPVHTLKIDKSFLEDLETHQKAEVIIESIINLGQRLQLVVVAEGVETEGQLHLLQSLRCDVLQGFFFSCPLSEDKMTHYLHHCCSAKTLSRAIASY